The following are from one region of the Plasmodium gaboni strain SY75 chromosome 12, whole genome shotgun sequence genome:
- a CDS encoding hypothetical protein (conserved Plasmodium protein, unknown function) yields MEEPINTIKKIKSNMSKICFNKSNKLNADFKDDHIEIILDNKNITPKPIYFNFQETETKKSFDQIDQLLKQFDEKIDHTRNDSQKKLANIQDEEQIRDILNAKKKKKIGKSEFFDYINNKRDTKWTPYEKEISNTYDEILLCESETIVLLNIPNTLNDIDEEKLKVEEKNKLYEKLLNNDESNYISKSMQTLSVFKKNKDIYVSTINKQSKSTQTNLYELYKLTIMNPTDISQLLHKRFLKYRNKKLKKIMDEYGDSLNINERVILKKNMWVQVVDKNVADNKQTTIIPKSFYKSRKNNTSLFNTLFMTKNISRTFSNKSRTMRTKSRYKNMKTMKFLTSSFSEDEYLIKSIIKKKKEENDIPEEDPYAEDNARGIPWIINNKKKKLNKSNFILLIKQIEKCIVQNIYIYQQMIYKNIHLNYLKQVENNDVKMFDGENYDALTNPNINYKKKKILIKIKIKTNMKKLCNLKNKIKDINKMKGDIPKQTNNSNDTISINSIKHRIHILSKKKKEKIAKKIFVNKLKNNIRKKIKKRKKKMNKKEYDTNENNYSDFLQNKQDINNLTYKRNNNDHINVNKNIKIMNDTNSEKKTKDGCSEDLLENHTSVDNFNKMEDDKIFDILINDESKEDKLKKISTIIIDDVLHNKNKKKTSDLLERDNFEKKKFEYILKKKKGFTTINVNRLKLIKEVKQDYIYKYYNHDILNDHICNNNNINRTCNEYTDVLDNINEDTKNIHLDLNNNIEHTNSIEYNNILYKRKKKKYIKNISINKLFQFHYNKLENIVTSIDTNKFYKDYISSSYSNTLDIGSFQNSKGNIAIFSFINPNYPLKLYNLNCSVMKIKYSKNNPNLLVSALSNGHIYIYDIRQKDETPVLKSTTIKNYYENCYEPIYDLSFKNQYTNNNSFENIFYSAHENGCVYQWNIEKELKTKEILYLKNKKNDLYQDLSSVFENKNLVNKPFNSSLTCIDIDYYMHHDEDFIISNIEKNDSSEFNKNENNPYVELNENKNVQQRKDLMKKSDNKLNHKTTPLEKDNYINHISKEEELLNHYKNITKNIIDKKIKPTHSYYYLGTKNGIIYRCNSCYQKSYLNHYIAHFGAVNRIKINKFDHDIFISAGEDCTVKLWNRFRNTQITTFKSKNSFSSINDIIWSPNNSTSFFCCSDDGRIELWDFDFFSKDPLIIFYPNNLETSKITTLKMFNKEDILLCGDNLANVSMMKIKNLFNLKLDEYEQKMKLTNCLNYLDTYDYF; encoded by the exons atggAAGAACCCATAAATAccataaaaaaaattaaaagtaATATGAGCAAGATTTGTTTCAACAAGTCTAATAAGCTCAATGCTGATTTTAAAG ATGATCATAttgaaataatattagataacaaaaatataacacCTAAACCaatatatttcaatttTCAAGAAACGGAAACAAAGAAATCATTTGATCAAATTG ATCAGTTATTGAAACAATTTGATGAAAAAATTGATCATACCAGAAATGATTCCCAGAAAAAATTAGCAAATATACAAGATGAAGAACAAATTAgagatatattaaatgctaaaaagaagaaaaaaataggAAAAAGCGAATTCtttgattatataaataataaaaggGATACTAAATGGACTCcatatgaaaaagaaatttcAAATACTTATGATG aaatattattgtGTGAAAGTGAAACAATTGTCCTGTTGAATATTCCCAATACACTAAATGACATagatgaagaaaaattaaaagtcgaagaaaaaaataagttatatgaaaaattacttaataatgatgaaagTAATTATATAAGTAAATCCATGCAAACATTAAGcgtttttaaaaaaaataaagatatatatgtttCTACAATTAATAAACAAAGTAAAAGTACTCAAACgaatttatatgaattgTATAAATTGACAATTATGAACCCAACAGAcat ATCGCAGTTGTTACATAAAAGATTTCTcaaatatagaaataagaaattaaaaaaaattatggATGAATATGGAGATTCCTTAAATATTAACGAAAGAGtaattttaaagaaaaatatgtGGGTCCAAGTTgttgataaaaatgttGCTGATAATAAACAAACTACCATCATACCCAaatcattttataaatcAAGGAAAAATAACACATCTCTTTTTAATACTTTATTTATgacaaaaaatatatcgAGAACCTTTTCAAACAAAAGCAGAACAATGAGAACAAAGAGcagatataaaaatatgaagaCAATGAAATTCTTAACAA GCAGTTTTAGTGAAGATGAATATTTAATCAAATCcataattaaaaagaaaaaagaagaaaatgatattCCTGAAGAAGACCCATATGCCGAAGATAATGCTAGAGGAATACCTTGGATAattaataacaaaaaaaaaaaattaaataaatctaattttatacttttaataaaacaaatcGAAAAATGTATTGTTCAgaatatttacatttatcaacaaatgatttataaaaatattcatttgaattatttaaaacaAGTAGAAAATAATGACGTTAAAATGTTTGACGGAGAAAATTATGATGCTCTTACTAATCCTAATATTaactataaaaaaaaaaaaattcttataaagataaaaataaaaacaaatatgaaaaaattatgtaatttgaaaaacaaaattaaagatattaataaaatgaagGGTGATATTCCTAAACAGACAAATAATTCCAATGATACAATTTCGATTAATTCAATAAAACATCGTATTCATATTCTTTctaaaaagaaaaaagaaaaaatagccaaaaaaatttttgtAAACAAgctaaaaaataatatcagaaagaaaataaaaaaaagaaaaaaaaaaatgaataaaaaagaatatgatacaaatgaaaataattattcagattttttacaaaataaacAAGATATTAATAATCTAACATATAAGAGGAATAACAACGATCATATAAATGtcaataaaaatataaaaataatgaatgATACTAATTCGgagaaaaaaacaaaagaTGGATGTTCAGAAGACCTATTAGAAAATCATACAAGTGTAGacaattttaataaaatggAAGATGACAAAATATTTGATATTCttataaatgatgaaaGCAAAGAAGATaagttaaaaaaaataagtaCCATAATTATCGACGATGTcttacataataaaaataaaaaaaaaacatcCGATCTTTTAGAAAGAGataattttgaaaaaaaaaaatttgaatatattttaaaaaagaaaaaaggaTTTACTACCATAAATGTAAATAGATTAAAATTGATAAAGGAAGTGAAACaagattatatatacaaatattataatcacgatatattaaatgatcacatttgtaataataataatattaataggACATGTAATGAATATACAGATGTActtgataatataaatgaagatacaaaaaatattcatttggatttaaataataatattgaacATACAAATAGtatagaatataataatatattatataaaaggaaaaagaaaaaatatatcaagAATATATCTATCAATAAATTATTTCAgtttcattataataaattagaaaatataGTTACATCAATTGatacaaataaattttataaagattatatttcttctaGTTATTCAAATACATTAGATATTGGATCTTTTCAAAACAGTAAAGGGAATATTGCCATATTTAGTTTTATAAATCCAAATTATCCTCTTAAactatataatttaaattgcagtgttatgaaaataaaatattcaaaaaacAATCCGAATCTATTAGTATCTGCATTATCTAATGGAcatatctatatatatgacATAAGACAAAAAGATGAAACACCTGTACTTAAATCGACaacaattaaaaattattatgaaaacTGTTATGAACCAATATATGATctttcttttaaaaatcagtatactaataataattcctttgaaaatattttttattcagCTCATGAAAATGGTTGTGTATATCAATGGAACAtagaaaaagaattaaaaactaaagaaatattatatttaaaaaataaaaaaaatgatttatatCAAGATCTATCATCCGtatttgaaaataaaaatctTGTTAATAAACCATTCAATTCATCTTTAACTTGTATTGATATAGATTATTATATGCACCATGATGAGGattttattattagtaATATTGAGAAAAATGATTCTTCAGAATTTAATaagaatgaaaataatCCTTATGTAgaattaaatgaaaataaaaatgttcAACAAAGAAAAGATCTTATGAAAAAATCAGATAACAAATTAAATCATAAAACTACACCTCTTGAAAaagataattatattaatcATATATCAAAAGAGGAGGAGTTATTGAATCattacaaaaatataacaaaaaatataatcgacaaaaaaattaaaccAACCCATTCCTACTATTATCTAg GTACAAAAAATGGCATAATTTACAGGTGCAATAGCTGCTATCAGAAGTCTTATTTAAATCATTACATTGCTCATTTTGGGGCTGTCAATagaattaaaataaataaatttgatcatgatatttttataagtGCTGGTGAGGACTGTACAGTAAAATTATGGAATAGATTTCGTAATACACAAATTACAACCTTTAAATCAAAAAATTCGTTCAGCTcaataaatgatataatatg GTCACCAAATAATTCAACCTCCTTTTTTTGCTGCTCTGATGATGGAAGAATAGAATTATGGGATTTTGATTTTTTCTCGAAAGATCCCttgataattttttatcCAAACAATTTGGAGACATCCAAAATTACCACCTTAAA gatgtttaataaagaagatatattattatgtgGAGACAATTTGGCTAATGTTTCcatgatgaaaataaaaaatttatttaatttaaaacTAGACGAATATGAACAAAAGATGAAATTAACCAACTGCTTAAATTATTTGGATACCtatgattatttttaa
- a CDS encoding putative tetratricopeptide repeat family protein — MNTKMKGTHLKSVECPEKCNIKYSNLKQKDNNDNEEKGTTILNKEERNYSKTCLTKNSILKDEEVNNIHNNDKNYNKVISDNKHIYDIHCETNDANFVDKKTDVHDKNNEQNCDINKQNLNNNITDLKLSDDDKETKDDANEKYNKGDYEGALKIWERGLRSINYVLSKRDELNPDRLEVFLKMHTTYCSNIAQGYMKINKYSECVKYSLLAQENDKNNIKIYFRLAKGYFMLGEYDKSIKVLNEGIKINKDTSLINLLKLVLKKKQTHLEKEKHMMKHIFQNLKQKPLINDDNNNKSFFYNISSSLKFIFIFLYAFLMKICNLVFGSIMDKFCKVHKR; from the coding sequence atgaatacCAAGATGAAAGGTACACATTTGAAAAGTGTAGAATGTCCTGAgaaatgtaatataaaatatagcaatctaaaacaaaaagataataatgataatgaagAGAAAGGTACTACcatattaaataaagaagaaagaAATTATTCTAAAACATGCTTAACAAAAAATagtatattaaaagatgaagaggttaataatatacataataatgataagaattataataagGTTATTTCTGATAATAAgcatatatatgatatacATTGTGAAACTAATGATGCTAACTTTGTAGATAAAAAAACAGATGTGcatgataaaaataatgaacaaaattgtgatattaataaacaaaatttaaataataatataacagATTTAAAATTATCTGATGATGATAAAGAAACGAAAGATGATgcaaatgaaaaatataataaaggAGATTATGAAGGGGCATTAAAAATATGGGAAAGGGGTTTAAGATCTATCAATTATGTTTTATCTAAAAGAGACGAATTAAATCCTGATAGATTAGAAGTCTTTTTGAAGATGCATACAACATATTGTAGTAACATTGCACAAGgttatatgaaaataaataaatattctgaatgtgtaaaatattcattattagcacaagaaaatgataaaaataacataaagatatattttagGTTAGCTAAAGGTTATTTTATGTTAGGTGAATATGATAAATCTATTAAAGTACTAAATGAAGgtattaaaattaataaagatacttctttaattaatttattaaaattagttttaaaaaaaaaacaaacaCATTtggaaaaagaaaaacatatgatgaaacatatttttcaaaatcTCAAACAAAAACCtttaataaatgatgataataataacaaatcttttttttataatatctcttcttctttaaaattcatatttatatttctttatgcctttttaatgaaaatatgCAATTTGGTTTTTGGTTCAATAATGGACAAATTTTGTAAGGTGCATAAAAGATAA
- a CDS encoding glycerol-3-phosphate 1-O-acyltransferase, with translation MPDFYFLIRWLCKVIVKSVFRDVNVINPENVPLYGSVIFVGNHNNQFIDACVLIANIPRQVKFIVAEKSMRRVVIGKLASVIGCISVKRPQDLKFKGIGRICWNEGDVKITGINTRFKLDVQVGDKLLTQNKMFPVVKIESETELIIQEGINIQCEDKINGVSFKIIPXXXXXXXXXXVSIIPVGLSYSKLYQLQGCATLFYGNAIIISQDLCKEYNNNNREAISKLLSRIEEGMRSCMLTSKDHETSRCIELCVSLYTPERMTISKNKIYNNLQLFCKMFWKFGDSKVIENLSYELKCYEKLLQANKIKDDEVWMLKQSTSAATLKFIEHICTFIFCVIFGMTFSLLWLPLVLISIYLAERHRKAALRNSTIKIQGGDVVSSYKVLVLIVLLPTFNIVYGLLFSICLYHSWLKRILFVFLSMCILPIFYYINLNYAVQIPILLRQMKILLKVICGKINVWRDNERELISTRHELQLKVRELVSTLGPDVSDDFLEQLYRNIPKFVVDADTKRLIRGKDEFLPILQRSQLEYKEEIL, from the coding sequence atgccagatttctattttttaataagaTGGTTATGTAAAGTTATAGTAAAATCAGTATTTAGAGATGTGAACGTTATAAACCCGGAAAATGTGCCCTTGTATGGATCTGTTATATTTGTTGGGAATCATAATAATCAGTTTATTGATGCATGTGTATTGATAGCAAATATTCCCAGACAAGTGAAGTTTATTGTTGCTGAGAAATCTATGCGAAGAGTTGTAATTGGAAAATTGGCTAGTGTTATTGGTTGTATAAGTGTGAAGAGACCACAAgatttaaaatttaaagGTATTGGTCGTATATGTTGGAATGAAGGTGATGTAAAAATAACAGGAATAAATACTAGATTTAAATTGGATGTTCAAGTTGGtgataaattattaacacaaaataaaatgtttcCAGTTGTTAAAATAGAATCAGAGACTGAATTGATAATTCAAGAAggtataaatatacaatgtgaagataaaattaatggtgtatcatttaaaattataCCTNNNNNNNNNNNNNNNNNNNNNNNNNNNNNNGTTTCTATTATACCTGTTGGTTTGTCATATTCTAAATTATATCAGTTACAAGGTTGTGCTACATTGTTTTATGGTAATGCTATTATAATATCTCAAGATTTATgtaaagaatataataacaataatagAGAAGCCATTTCTAAATTATTAAGCAGAATTGAGGAAGGTATGAGAAGTTGTATGCTTACATCAAAAGATCATGAAACTAGTAGATGTATTGAATTATGTGTAAGCTTATATACACCTGAAAGAATGActatttcaaaaaataaaatatataataatttacaattattttgtaaaatGTTTTGGAAATTTGGTGATTCCAAAGTTATTGAAAATTTATCTTATGAATTAAAATgttatgaaaaattattacaagctaataaaattaaagatGATGAAGTTTGGATGCTTAAACAATCTACTTCAGCAGCTACATTAAAGTTTATTGAACATATATgtacatttattttttgtgttATTTTTGGTATGACcttttcattattatgGTTACCCTTAGTTCTAATTTCTATATATCTCGCTGAAAGACATAGAAAAGCTGCTCTTAGAAATAGTACTATTAAAATACAAGGGGGAGATGTAGTATCAAGTTATAAAGTTTTAGTATTAATTGTTCTTTTACCGACGTTTAATATTGTATATGGATTATTATTTAGTATTTGTCTTTATCATTCTTGGCTCAAAAGAATTCTCTTTGTATTTCTGAGCATGTGTATTTTACcaatattttattatatcaatTTAAATTATGCAGTACAAATACCTATCTTGTTAAGACAAATGAAAATACTCTTAAAGGTTATATGTGGAAAAATTAATGTTTGGAGAGATAACGAGAGAGAATTAATAAGTACTAGACATGAATTGCAGTTAAAAGTTCGTGAGTTAGTTTCTACTTTAGGTCCAGATGTATCAGATGACTTTCTTGAGCAACTTTATAGAAATATACCAAAATTTGTTGTAGATGCAGATACGAAAAGATTGATAAGAGGAAAGGATGAATTCTTACCAATATTGCAGCGTTCTCAGTTAGAATACAAAGAGGagatattataa
- a CDS encoding putative DNA replication licensing factor MCM5 yields the protein MIGIQEGRAFFNPTRNPNNRPENNIRIEENLPSLNEVYNYFQDFLSRYSSNTLKEGNLKRTLFENVKNNNFTLDLKLDDIYKQQTVFENNEISATPRSERKMKKPENYSAILARALSERPLTYLPTIERVCYEVCETANILNDEDEHLNYVQINLLNTFIRPTPIRGLLAATQERFVVVPGIIVQASKPQHKMRKITLQCRYCDHKMSIDVPLWRDKPQLPPYCRYSSTMKSSMGLGNAMDSQLGCNGVLEPYVILPNECTFVDIQSLKMQELPEAVPTGDMPRHLQLNVTRYLCEKMIPGDRVYVHGVLTSYNPNPRPTRADGTNFSYLHVLGFQKYDDMSGNDLNFDVEERNELTLLAAEHNIHEKIFKSIAPELYGMDEVKKACACLLFGGTRKRIGEETKIRGDINMLMLGDPSVAKSQILKFVNRCAPVSVYTSGKGSSAAGLTAAVMRDSQGVFSLEGGAMVLADGGVVCIDEFDKMRDDDVVAIHEAMEQQTISISKAGITTMLNTRCSVIAAANPSFGSYDDSQDTTYQHDFKTTILSRFDIIFLLRNKQDVEKDTLLCNHIVALHASKHKSQEGEIPLSKLTRYIQYAKREIAPLLSKEARDSLRNFYVQTRAEYRGDRRSVTKKIPITLRQLESLIRLAESFAKMELSQFATDKHVQMSIDLFSASTAETAKQCLIFETMSPLEQKAVKQAEDAILGRLGKGQRASRVNLFRELQLRGFDRSALSKALAILIKKGELQERGDRSVRRT from the exons ATGATAGGAATACAAGAAGGAAGAGCATTTTTTAATCCTACGAGGAATCCTAATAATAGACCAGAGAATAATATTAGAATAGAAGAGAATTTACCAAGTCTTAATGAagtatataattatttccAAGATTTTTTATCGAGATATTCTTCTAATACATTAAAAGAAGgaaatttaaaaagaacattatttgaaaatgtaaagaataataattttacattagatttaaaattagatgatatatataaacaacAAACAGTTTTTGAAAACAATGAAATTAGTGCAACACCTAGATCAGAAAGGAAAATGAAGAAACCAGAAAATTATTCAGCAATATTAGCTAGGGCATTATCTGAAAGACCTCTTACTTATTTACCTACTATTGAAAGAGTTTGTTATGAAGTTTGTGAAACTGCTAATATTTTAAACGATGAAGATGAACATTTAAATTATGTAcaaattaatttattaaatacatttattaGACCAACACCTATAAGAGGACTTTTAGCAGCTACACAAGAAAGATTTGTGGTTGTTCCTGGTATTATTGTTCAAGCTAGTAAACCACAACATAAAATGAGAAAAATTACTTTACAATGTCGTTATTGTGATCATAAAATGTCTATTGATGTACCTTTATGGAGAGATAAACCACAATTACCTCCATATTGTAGATATTCTTCTACTATGAAATCTTCTATGGGATTAGGTAATGCTATGGATAGTCAATTAGGATGTAATGGTGTTTTAGAACCATATGTTATACTACCAAATGAATGTACTTTTGTTGATATTCAATCTTTAAAAATGCAAGAACTACCTGAAGCTGTACCAACTGGAGATATGCCTAGACACTTACAATTAAATGTTACTAGATATTTATGTGAAAAAATGATACCAGGAGATCGAGTTTATGTTCATGGTGTATTGACTTCTTATAACCCTAACCCTAGACCTACTCGAGCCGATGGAACgaatttttcttatttacACGTTTTAGGATTTCaaaaatatgatgatatGTCAGGAAATGATTTAAATTTTGATGTAGAAGAAAGAAATGAATTAACATTATTAGCTGCTGAACATAATATacatgaaaaaatatttaaatcTATTGCCCCAGAATTATATGGAATGGATGAAGTAAAAAAGGCTTGTGcatgtttattatttggTGGTACCAGAAAAAGAATTGGTGAGGAAACTAAAATTAGAGGagatattaatatgttaaTGTTAGGTGATCCTTCTGTTGCTAAATCacaaatattaaaatttgTAAATAGATGCGCACCTGTTTCGGTTTATACTTCTGGAAAAGGTAGTAGTGCAGCAGGATTAACAGCAGCTGTTATGAGAGATAGTCAAGGTGTCTTTTCTTTAGAAGGTGGAGCTATGGTTTTAGCAGATGGTGGAGTTGTTTGCATTGATGAATTTGATAAAATGAGAGATGATGATGTAGTTGCTATTCATGAAGCTATGGAACAACAAACTATTTCTATTTCTAAAGCAGGTATAACAACTATGTTAAATACAAGATGTTCAGTTATTGCTGCAGCTAATCCATCATTTGGTTCTTATGATGATTCTCAAGATACTACTTATCAACACGATTTTAAAACAACTATATTATCAAGATTTGATATCATTTTCTTATTAAGAAATAAACAAGATGTAGAAAAAGATACCTTGTTATGTAACCATATTGTAGCCTTACATGCATCAAAACATAAATCACAAGAAGGAGAAATTCCATTATCCAAACTTACAAGATATATTCAATATGCTAAAAGGGAAATTGCACCCTTATTATCAAAGGAAGCAAGAGATTCATTAAGAAACTTTTATGTACAAACAAGAGCTGAATATAGGGGAGATAGAAGATCAGTAACCAAAAAAATACCTATCACTTTAAGACAATTGGAATCGTTAATTCGATTAGCCGAAAg TTTTGCTAAGATGGAATTGTCTCAGTTTGCTACTGACAAACATGTTCAAATGTCCATTGATTTATTTTCCGCTTCAACTGCAGAAACTGCAAAGCAATGTTTGATTTTTGAAACAATGTCTCCATTAGAACAAAAAGCTGTCAAg CAAGCGGAAGATGCAATATTAGGTCGACTTGGAAAAGGACAAAGAGCATCAAGAGTTAATTTATTTAGGGAACTACAATTAAGAGGTTTTGACAGATCAGCATTATCGAA agCATTGGctatattaattaaaaaggGTGAACTCCAAGAAAGAGGAGATCGTTCAGTCAGACGTACATAA
- a CDS encoding hypothetical protein (conserved Plasmodium protein, unknown function) has product MIKCKGNIFFVLKGRFNKRLIKKCEKTYMHTINNPSVDFPYKCQNKPKEGEEFFFNKEKFVNFENVNVKNLNNREFLYYIGYCSKNKLLNLNKINCVMKELEIKIINSINNSISSDFSQNKKNILNSKCYNQNNEKPFFDIHDLVKVYLNICYINSYYFLKEKRENNNTIKYKNNIVKNEENNIFFHKQNKYTQNGTVQNVNIKNNHKIGNVKNEFEINNKPFNNKIDFNTNNIDFFKNDQNVYNNSCNSSLDESKEYVCNEYVKNIFNLLSIYFLQNIDLINNHYLCRLFYGYNKSKFSNHRYLNNLCFEIIKRIKKIRTYHLYLMLTNCYYLNYVDSVFIKILLLNIITKFSQLPCEAMCQVIPVIPLYINSEKLIYKINLIYSKKIASFNQIGHIILLFKKMLQYNIISQKNVFLSFKHLNNFIKLKKKNNVNNINKDSKKEQEMLNEKNDSDDHIINKVVESFENFEHNEDQFFEKKKNEDDIIINKNQINSLFQNNNISNNNIKINHREKYKNSKYNIQSENINVNATKKLYMNKNSNVKQKSEEIIFQNDDFIFNFKIIEMHLKHDLKNIYSLLPNEYKNFLERIRKISCNLNKNIQGEKEIFILKKYMKMLQYKFITFNYGPYVLHICDPFYKIFLQFENQWKLYPIYEQIVQKNFEMNKINHLKKEGFKPIFICHDILLECNNENEKLEYINSILLHTQFTKYNITLKEKQNLSIPQEFQYIHI; this is encoded by the coding sequence ATGATAAAGTGTAAGGGGAACATATTTTTTGTCTTAAAAGGGAGATTTAACAAAAGGctcataaaaaaatgtgaaAAAACATATATGCATACCATAAATAATCCGAGTGTAGATTTTCCATACAAATGTCAAAACAAACCAAAGGAGGGAgaagaatttttttttaacaaaGAAAAGTTTGTAAATTTTGAAAATGTGaatgtaaaaaatttaaataatagagaatttttatattacatagGATATTGtagtaaaaataaattgCTTAATTTAAATAAGATAAATTGTGTAATGAAAGAattagaaataaaaataataaatagTATTAATAATTCTATATCATCTGATTTTtcacaaaataaaaaaaatatattaaattcaaaatgttacaatcaaaataatgaaaagCCATTTTTTGATATTCATGATTTAGTTAAGGTCTATTTgaatatatgttatattaattcttattattttcttaaggaaaaaagagaaaataataatactataaaatataaaaataatatagtaaaaaatgaagaaaataatatattttttcataaacAAAACAAATACACACAAAATGGTACTGTACAAAATgtgaatataaaaaataatcataaaatAGGAAATGTAAAAAACGAATTtgaaattaataataaaccatttaataacaaaattgattttaatacaaataatatagatttttttaaaaatgatcAAAATGTATATAACAATTCATGTAACAGTTCTTTGGATGAATCCAAAGAATATGTATGTAATGAATATgtgaaaaatatatttaatttactgtccatatattttcttcaaaatattgatttaattaataatcattatttatgtaGACTTTTTTATGGATACAATAAAAGCAAATTTTCAAATCATAGATATCTTAATAATTTATGTTTTGAAATTATCAAAaggataaaaaaaattagaacatatcatttatatttaatgcTTACCaattgttattatttaaattatgtAGATAGtgtttttattaaaattttattacttaatattattacaaaatTTTCTCAACTTCCTTGTGAAGCAATGTGTCAAGTTATACCTGTTATCcctttatatattaattcagaaaaattaatttacAAAATTAATCTCATATATTCCAAAAAAATAGCTAGCTTTAACCAAATTGGtcatattattcttttatttaaaaaaatgttacaatacaatattatatcacaaaaaaatgtctttttatcttttaagcatttaaataattttatcaaattgaaaaaaaaaaataacgtaaataatataaataaggATAGTAAGAAAGAACAAGAAATgttaaatgaaaaaaatgattcAGATGATCATATCATAAATAAGGTTGTAGAATCTTTTGAAAACTTTGAACATAATGAAGATCAATTTTTTgagaaaaagaaaaatgaagatgatataataataaataaaaaccaaataaattctttatttcaaaataacaatattagtaataataatataaagattAATCATAgggaaaaatataaaaattcaaaatataatatacaaagtgaaaatataaatgtaaatgctacaaaaaaattatatatgaataaaaatagtaacgtaaaacaaaaaagtgaagaaataatttttcaaaatgatgattttatttttaattttaaaatcATAGAAATGCATTTAAAGCatgatttaaaaaatatatattctcTTTTACcaaatgaatataaaaattttcttGAACGAATAAGGAAAATATCTTGTAACcttaataaaaatatacaaggagaaaaagaaatttttatattaaaaaaatatatgaaaatgttgcaatataaatttattacatttaaTTACGGACCATATGTCTTACATATATGTGATccattttataaaatatttctaCAATTTGAAAATCAATGGAAATTATATCCtatatatgaacaaatagtacaaaaaaattttgaaatgaataaaattaatCATCTAAAAAAAGAAGGATTTAAAccaatatttatatgtcatgatatattattagaatGTAATAATGAGAATGAAAAATTAGAATACATCAATTCCATTTTGTTACATACACAATTTAccaaatataatataacattaaaggaaaaacaaaatttatCAATTCCACAAGAGTTCCAgtatatacacatataa